A single window of Salvia splendens isolate huo1 chromosome 8, SspV2, whole genome shotgun sequence DNA harbors:
- the LOC121746187 gene encoding transcription factor MYB3-like isoform X2, producing MKEFSMGASTSIKEKHRASKKGLNRGPWTAEEDRRISATVAVHGAKQWTTSAARSGLSSCAKNCRLRWMNYLRPNIKRGNMSDQEEDLIIRLHKLLGNRIKSWQ from the exons ATGAAAGAATTTTCCATGGGAGCCTCAACTTCGATCAAAGAGAAGCACAGGGCGTCCAAGAAGGGCCTCAACAGAGGGCCGTGGACGGCGGAGGAGGACCGGAGAATTTCAGCCACCGTCGCTGTCCATGGTGCCAAGCAGTGGACCACCAGTGCTGCTAGATCTg GTTTATCGAGTTGTGCTAAGAACTGCAGGCTGAGATGGATGAATTATCTGAGACCAAACATCAAGAGAGGCAACATGTCTGATCAAGAAGAGGACTTGATCATCAGGCTGCATAAACTCCTCGGAAATAG AATCAAATCTTGGCAGTAA
- the LOC121746187 gene encoding transcription factor MYB3-like isoform X1 yields the protein MKEFSMGASTSIKEKHRASKKGLNRGPWTAEEDRRISATVAVHGAKQWTTSAARSGLSSCAKNCRLRWMNYLRPNIKRGNMSDQEEDLIIRLHKLLGNRYFFVVTSSKISKTAN from the exons ATGAAAGAATTTTCCATGGGAGCCTCAACTTCGATCAAAGAGAAGCACAGGGCGTCCAAGAAGGGCCTCAACAGAGGGCCGTGGACGGCGGAGGAGGACCGGAGAATTTCAGCCACCGTCGCTGTCCATGGTGCCAAGCAGTGGACCACCAGTGCTGCTAGATCTg GTTTATCGAGTTGTGCTAAGAACTGCAGGCTGAGATGGATGAATTATCTGAGACCAAACATCAAGAGAGGCAACATGTCTGATCAAGAAGAGGACTTGATCATCAGGCTGCATAAACTCCTCGGAAATAGGTACTTTTTTGTTGTAACAAGTTCAAAAATATCAAAGACAGCTAATTGA